CGTTGTAGGCCATCGAGCAGCTTCTCCAGGAGTTCTCGGTCGGTGGGATCGGCCGCGAGTTGCGGTACTCGGGTGGTCATCGCACGCCCGTCCACCAGATCGGCGAGTATGATCTTGGTGACCGCGACCGGCAGCCGCAGGTGCGCCGCGACCTCGGCGACCGACGTCGGCGCGCCGCACAGCTCGAGCGCCCTGGCGTGCTCCGGATCCATGACCGGCGGTGGCAGGCCGGTGGCCACCACGAGGGACAGCAGATCCAGGTCGACGGTGGGGCGGGTGCGGCCGGAGGTCACCGTGTACGGGCGGACCAGCGGCCCGGCCTCGTCGTCGAACCAGAGCTCGTCGTCACCGACCGTCATCTCGCCAGATTTCGGTCGCCCACGGCGGCCGGCGGCCGTGCGGGGGTGTGCAGGAAGGGTCGGACGGCCTTGATCAGCCGGGCCATCTCGAACCCCACGATGGCCGGGTCGGCGCCCTCCCTCGCCAGCACCGCCAGCGCGGAGTTGTACCCGGCCCAGGCGATGAACAACTGGCTGGACTTGAGCTCCGCCACGATCTGCCGGACCTCGTTGCTGTCGTCGAACTTCGTTCCGGCGCTGCGCGCGAGGGA
The DNA window shown above is from Thermomonospora umbrina and carries:
- a CDS encoding roadblock/LC7 domain-containing protein, with product MSGVAPNQAQDLAWLLRRLGEEVPVIRGSVLLSSDGMLKAAHGFDRASAEQLAALASGLFSLARSAGTKFDDSNEVRQIVAELKSSQLFIAWAGYNSALAVLAREGADPAIVGFEMARLIKAVRPFLHTPARPPAAVGDRNLAR
- a CDS encoding DUF742 domain-containing protein, which codes for MTVGDDELWFDDEAGPLVRPYTVTSGRTRPTVDLDLLSLVVATGLPPPVMDPEHARALELCGAPTSVAEVAAHLRLPVAVTKIILADLVDGRAMTTRVPQLAADPTDRELLEKLLDGLQRT